From Hoplias malabaricus isolate fHopMal1 chromosome 11, fHopMal1.hap1, whole genome shotgun sequence, a single genomic window includes:
- the LOC136709964 gene encoding 110 kDa antigen-like, whose amino-acid sequence MAFYACQPLNGLVKPVAAPQEPALLNLTPLNQIETQLNLTPLNQTQTQLNLTPLNQTQTQLNLTPLNQTQTQLKLTPLNQTQLHLTPLNKTQLNLTPLNQTETQLNLTPLNQTETQLNLTPLNQTQTQLNLTPLNQTQTQLNLTPLNQTQLHLTPLNKTQLNLTPLNQTETQLNLTPLNQTQTQLNLTPLNHSQLNLTSLNQPQIQLNQTPLKQTQTKLNLTPLNQTQTQLHLDPLKQTQLNLTALNQTQTQLNST is encoded by the coding sequence CTCTTCTTAACCTGACTCCACTTAATCAAATTGAAACTCAACTCAACCTGACTCCACTTAAccaaactcaaactcaactcAACCTGACTCCACTTAAccaaactcaaactcaactcAACCTGACTCCACTTAAccaaactcaaactcaactcAAACTGACTCCACTTAACCAAACTCAACTCCACCTGACTCCACTTAACAAAACTCAACTCAACCTGACCCCACTTAACCAAACTGAAACTCAACTCAACCTGACTCCACTTAATCAAACTGAAACTCAACTCAACCTGACTCCACTTAAccaaactcaaactcaactcAACCTGACTCCACTTAAccaaactcaaactcaactcAACCTGACTCCACTTAACCAAACTCAACTCCACCTGACTCCACTTAACAAAACTCAACTCAACCTGACTCCACTTAATCAAACTGAAACTCAACTCAACCTGACTCCACTTAAccaaactcaaactcaactcAACCTGACTCCACTTAACCACAGTCAACTCAACCTGACTTCACTTAACCAACCTCAAATTCAACTCAACCAGACTCCACTTAAACAAACTCAAACTAAACTCAACTTGACTCCACTTAAccaaactcaaactcaacttCACCTTGATCCACTTAAACAAACTCAACTTAACCTGACTGCACTTAAccaaactcaaactcaactcaactcaacctGA